ACTCTTAAACGCTTACTTGTATCAGTTTGCCATTGTTTGTTATCTATTGTATCTCGCTACGCTAGTATTTTGATGGGAGGTTCTCCTGAATTTCACAACAAGCTCTCTATTAATTTGTAGTCTTCTTCTGGGATTTCTCTCATTGCCTTACCCATTAAGTGGCCGCTCCACTTTTTCTTGTTTGTGATGAACTTCAATTTTGGAATTAAAGGCTTGAACTCAACCTCTCCAAGCTTTATGGGCTTGATCCTCACCCTGAGCGGGTAAGTCTCGTTCGGCACGTGAGCCTTGAAAATCCTGCTTGAGTCCTCGTAAGGCTCGCTCACAACCTCAAAAATTCCAACGATCTTCGGCTCAAGGATTTGCTTATCTTTCCTCTCCTGCTTCACATAAATTACGAGCTTGTCGCCAGGCTTTACTTTGGCAATGGTATTCTTATGCCTCCTTGGCACGCCCCAAACGTTCTTCTCCTTGATAACCTTCC
This region of Methanomassiliicoccales archaeon genomic DNA includes:
- a CDS encoding EVE domain-containing protein; the encoded protein is MAYWLCITNRDNWKVIKEKNVWGVPRRHKNTIAKVKPGDKLVIYVKQERKDKQILEPKIVGIFEVVSEPYEDSSRIFKAHVPNETYPLRVRIKPIKLGEVEFKPLIPKLKFITNKKKWSGHLMGKAMREIPEEDYKLIESLL